Proteins encoded in a region of the Bacteroidota bacterium genome:
- a CDS encoding phosphatidate cytidylyltransferase, with protein sequence MKNLVTRSLTGIVFVIVVIGSVMLGSMTFSAFMLMLSIIGITEYIKLRPNTFKTFTDKISLLLSGIGLFVIVFLVQTRIIKIENLNLLFVLFLIIVIRTLILSPKEAITKISEFVFGLAYVVIPFVLMIGFYQSDTPSKLPELLIGFFIILWFNDVFAYIVGSLIGKTKLYEKISPKKTWEGTIGGTILSVLSAYLLSTIFLSLNLTNWLVIGFLISIFATLGDLTESMFKRQANVKDSGNIMPGHGGILDRFDGLLLAAPAIYVYLTFIS encoded by the coding sequence TTGAAAAATTTAGTCACCCGCAGCCTGACAGGAATTGTTTTTGTAATCGTTGTTATTGGTTCAGTTATGCTTGGATCCATGACTTTTTCAGCATTTATGCTGATGTTAAGCATTATCGGAATAACTGAATATATTAAACTTCGACCAAATACTTTTAAAACCTTTACTGATAAAATTAGTCTGCTGCTTAGTGGAATTGGACTCTTTGTTATCGTTTTTTTGGTCCAAACCCGAATAATTAAAATTGAGAATCTGAATTTATTATTTGTACTCTTTTTAATAATAGTAATAAGAACACTGATATTAAGTCCTAAAGAAGCGATTACTAAAATTTCAGAATTTGTTTTTGGCCTTGCTTATGTAGTAATTCCTTTTGTACTCATGATTGGCTTTTATCAAAGTGACACCCCATCAAAACTACCTGAACTTCTGATTGGATTTTTCATCATCCTCTGGTTTAATGATGTATTCGCCTATATTGTAGGTTCACTTATTGGGAAAACGAAGTTGTACGAAAAGATTTCCCCTAAAAAAACATGGGAAGGAACCATTGGAGGTACGATCCTTTCTGTATTATCGGCATATCTGCTTTCAACTATATTTTTATCATTAAACTTAACAAACTGGCTTGTTATTGGTTTTTTAATCAGTATTTTTGCAACACTGGGTGATTTAACCGAATCCATGTTTAAGCGGCAAGCAAATGTGAAAGATTCGGGAAACATCATGCCGGGGCACGGTGGAATTTTAGATCGCTTTGATGGTTTGCTGTTGGCAGCTCCAGCGATTTATGTATATTTAACTTTTATCAGCTAG
- a CDS encoding phosphatidylserine decarboxylase family protein → MKIHKAGHIIILIIGLILVVLTSIINNQFPEIGILHFVFYFAELVFFFFVIRFFRVPKRKVVRDANSILCSADGKVVAIEEVFVDEYFNAKRLQVSVFMSPMNVHVNWYPIGGIVKFAKHHPGKHYPAFLPKSSTDNEHSTIVVQNENGHEIMIRQIAGSVARRIIFHSETDQKVDQFDEFGIIKFGSRVDLFLPLDAKVNVKLSQKVCAGIDTIAFFN, encoded by the coding sequence ATGAAGATTCATAAAGCAGGGCACATTATTATACTGATTATCGGTTTAATTTTGGTCGTACTTACCTCAATCATTAATAACCAATTTCCTGAAATAGGTATTTTACATTTTGTTTTTTATTTTGCCGAATTGGTGTTTTTCTTTTTTGTGATCCGGTTTTTCAGGGTTCCAAAAAGAAAAGTTGTAAGAGATGCAAATTCAATCCTTTGTTCGGCCGATGGCAAGGTAGTTGCCATTGAAGAGGTTTTTGTTGATGAATATTTTAATGCAAAAAGATTGCAGGTTTCGGTTTTCATGTCTCCAATGAATGTGCATGTCAACTGGTATCCGATCGGAGGAATCGTAAAATTTGCTAAGCACCATCCCGGAAAACATTATCCCGCATTCTTACCAAAATCATCAACTGACAATGAACACAGTACCATTGTAGTTCAAAACGAAAACGGACATGAAATTATGATCCGGCAAATTGCCGGAAGTGTTGCACGACGTATCATTTTCCATTCTGAAACTGATCAGAAAGTCGATCAATTCGATGAGTTTGGAATTATTAAATTTGGCTCACGGGTCGATTTATTCTTACCCCTGGATGCCAAGGTCAATGTTAAGCTTTCCCAAAAGGTATGTGCCGGAATAGATACTATTGCCTTTTTTAACTAA
- a CDS encoding YjjG family noncanonical pyrimidine nucleotidase: MNDYFCRMNKAKKYKHLFIDLDRTLWDFEKSAQQTFETIYLKHDLKKLGVPSIDEFDKYYTIHNNRLWGYYRKGEIKKEVLSVQRFELTLKDFSIEDDELAKHIAADYINLSPTMVSLFPYTHEILSYLKTKYTLHIITNGFEEVQQNKLDYASLRQYFTHIITSEMAGVKKPEPEIFDYAFRITKATAEESLMIGDDLKVDIIGAKAVGMDQLYVNYDKIRHQEEPTFEVKSLKEIESIL, encoded by the coding sequence ATGAATGACTATTTTTGCCGCATGAATAAAGCTAAAAAATACAAACATCTTTTTATTGATTTGGATCGTACTTTATGGGATTTTGAGAAAAGTGCACAGCAAACTTTTGAAACTATTTATCTAAAACACGATCTTAAAAAATTGGGGGTTCCGAGCATCGATGAATTCGATAAATACTACACCATACATAATAACCGACTTTGGGGATACTATAGAAAAGGGGAAATCAAAAAGGAAGTTTTAAGCGTTCAGCGCTTCGAATTAACTCTTAAGGATTTTTCAATTGAAGATGATGAACTGGCAAAGCATATTGCTGCGGATTATATTAATCTCAGCCCTACTATGGTTAGTCTGTTTCCGTATACACATGAAATATTAAGCTATTTGAAAACAAAATATACTTTGCACATTATCACCAATGGGTTTGAGGAAGTGCAGCAAAATAAGCTTGATTACGCATCTCTACGACAATATTTTACCCACATCATCACTTCCGAAATGGCAGGTGTAAAAAAACCGGAACCGGAAATATTTGATTATGCATTTCGTATAACAAAAGCCACCGCAGAAGAAAGTTTAATGATTGGCGATGATTTGAAAGTAGATATTATAGGGGCGAAAGCCGTCGGTATGGATCAGTTATATGTGAATTATGATAAAATCAGGCATCAAGAAGAACCTACTTTCGAAGTAAAAAGTTTGAAAGAAATAGAATCCATATTGTAA
- a CDS encoding SPFH domain-containing protein translates to MKEEKTYLPSSGYIALFLILLFIIVPVLGIIFTKMFPLFIFVAIALFCTGGFVVVNPNESSVLVLFGAYKGTIKENGFFWVNPFFNKKKISLRALNLNSDPIKVNDKVGNPIMIGIVLVWKVENTYKAAFEVDDFTHFVNIQSEAAIRKLAGHYPYDNFDDEQADITLRSGGEDVNEKLEEELRERLAIAGIRVMEARISYLAYASEIASAMLRRQQATAIVAARYKIVEGAVSMVEMALEQLSQKEIIEFDDEKKAAMVSNLMVVLCSDKDASPVINTGTLHQ, encoded by the coding sequence ATGAAAGAAGAAAAAACCTATTTGCCCTCATCAGGATACATTGCCTTATTCCTTATCCTGTTATTTATCATTGTTCCTGTACTCGGCATCATTTTCACAAAAATGTTTCCACTCTTCATTTTTGTAGCCATTGCATTGTTTTGTACCGGAGGATTTGTTGTTGTAAACCCCAATGAATCAAGCGTGTTGGTTCTATTTGGTGCCTATAAAGGAACCATTAAAGAAAACGGATTTTTTTGGGTGAATCCTTTCTTTAACAAAAAGAAAATTTCGTTACGGGCATTAAATCTTAACAGCGATCCAATCAAGGTAAACGATAAGGTAGGCAACCCGATCATGATCGGTATCGTGTTGGTTTGGAAAGTAGAAAACACTTACAAAGCTGCATTCGAAGTGGACGATTTTACCCATTTCGTAAATATCCAGAGTGAAGCCGCTATTCGGAAATTAGCAGGACATTATCCATATGATAATTTTGATGATGAACAGGCCGATATCACTTTGCGTTCTGGAGGTGAAGATGTTAATGAAAAACTAGAAGAAGAACTTAGGGAAAGGCTTGCCATTGCAGGTATTCGTGTGATGGAGGCTCGTATTTCTTACCTGGCTTATGCCTCTGAAATTGCAAGTGCAATGCTTCGCCGACAGCAGGCTACAGCGATTGTGGCAGCACGTTATAAAATTGTTGAAGGAGCAGTCAGCATGGTTGAAATGGCACTTGAACAGTTATCTCAAAAAGAAATTATCGAATTTGACGATGAGAAAAAAGCCGCCATGGTCAGTAATTTAATGGTGGTGCTTTGCTCTGACAAAGATGCTTCTCCGGTAATCAATACAGGGACTTTACATCAATAA
- a CDS encoding Arc family DNA binding domain-containing protein: MMAKKAFALRISTEVMKAIEKWAADEFRSTNGQIEWMLSKALKDAGRFPKEKTMK; the protein is encoded by the coding sequence ATTATGGCTAAAAAAGCATTTGCTTTACGAATAAGCACCGAAGTGATGAAGGCGATTGAAAAATGGGCTGCGGATGAATTCCGCAGCACCAATGGACAGATTGAATGGATGCTAAGTAAAGCGTTAAAGGATGCAGGTAGATTCCCTAAAGAAAAAACCATGAAATAA
- a CDS encoding GPP34 family phosphoprotein, translating into MELNTIEKFLLIAHHPEKGRFKIPPIHFKYGIAGAILLELSLRKIISLKEARVVIEQQPVTIDPDYPIFEEIIQSIQLGHRLHKPRFWIQKFGRRPRKFKWIFLDGLAKKRLIRIKELKFLWIPYRRSYLIDTSSRQKLIYNLREVLIYKKPKTEADVAILGLVESCKMHSIIEPDRSKRKIVRQELKQILKESPISEILAATIKQIQMAITIAIAASSAGAAGGSH; encoded by the coding sequence ATGGAATTAAATACAATTGAGAAATTTTTATTAATTGCCCATCATCCTGAAAAAGGAAGATTTAAAATTCCTCCCATCCATTTCAAATATGGAATTGCAGGAGCCATTTTACTCGAACTTTCGCTCAGAAAAATCATTTCACTTAAGGAAGCTCGTGTTGTAATTGAGCAACAGCCGGTAACAATAGATCCCGACTATCCAATCTTTGAAGAGATTATTCAATCCATACAACTTGGACATCGCTTGCATAAACCAAGATTTTGGATTCAAAAATTCGGCCGCCGACCCAGAAAATTTAAATGGATATTCTTAGATGGACTTGCAAAAAAAAGGCTGATTCGAATCAAGGAATTAAAATTTTTATGGATTCCCTATAGAAGAAGCTATCTGATTGACACCAGTTCAAGACAAAAATTAATATACAATCTGAGAGAAGTGTTAATTTATAAAAAACCAAAAACCGAGGCAGATGTCGCTATCCTTGGTTTGGTAGAATCTTGCAAGATGCACAGCATAATTGAACCAGACCGGAGTAAACGTAAAATTGTCCGACAAGAACTAAAACAGATTTTAAAAGAAAGTCCGATTTCCGAAATTCTTGCGGCTACTATCAAACAAATCCAAATGGCTATAACAATTGCAATAGCAGCCTCTTCGGCGGGTGCGGCAGGTGGAAGCCATTAG
- a CDS encoding TIGR01212 family radical SAM protein (This family includes YhcC from E. coli K-12, an uncharacterized radical SAM protein.), producing MDYLWGHKRRFNAYANYFKQKFGERVQKLSIDAGFTCPNRDGKVGRGGCTYCNNDAFNPSYCESGKSVSKQIEEGIEFHSNRYRRANKYLAYFQAYSNTYADHEHLKMIYEEALSKPEIIGLVIGTRPDCVNEKLLDYFKALSEKFYIIIEYGLESCYDKTLIEINRGHTFQQSVDAIKLTASKGIKTGAHLIFGLPGESRKEMLAEAEILSKLPINNMKFHQLQIIKGTKMEEEYKSTPEHFEFFELHEYVEFVIDFLERLNPNIVIERFAGEVPPRFLAGPGWGLIRNDQILNLIEKRLEDRDTWQGRLFI from the coding sequence ATGGATTATTTGTGGGGACATAAAAGACGTTTTAATGCTTATGCCAACTATTTTAAGCAGAAATTTGGCGAGCGGGTGCAAAAATTAAGCATTGATGCGGGCTTCACCTGTCCGAACCGTGATGGAAAAGTGGGTCGTGGTGGTTGTACCTATTGTAATAACGATGCCTTTAATCCTTCTTATTGCGAATCGGGTAAATCGGTTAGCAAACAAATTGAAGAAGGTATTGAATTTCATTCAAACAGGTACAGAAGAGCAAATAAGTATCTTGCTTACTTTCAGGCCTATTCAAATACATATGCAGATCATGAGCATCTAAAAATGATTTATGAGGAAGCTTTGAGTAAACCTGAAATTATTGGGTTGGTGATTGGAACAAGGCCCGATTGTGTGAATGAAAAGTTATTGGATTATTTTAAAGCGTTATCGGAAAAGTTCTATATCATAATAGAATATGGTTTAGAATCGTGTTATGATAAAACCCTGATCGAAATCAATAGGGGACACACTTTTCAACAATCCGTCGATGCCATTAAACTCACTGCATCAAAAGGGATTAAAACAGGGGCTCATCTGATATTTGGTTTGCCTGGTGAAAGCAGAAAGGAAATGTTAGCCGAAGCAGAAATCCTGTCAAAACTTCCTATCAATAATATGAAATTCCATCAGCTCCAGATTATTAAAGGAACTAAGATGGAAGAAGAATATAAATCAACCCCTGAACATTTTGAATTTTTTGAGTTGCACGAATATGTTGAATTCGTGATAGATTTCTTGGAAAGACTGAATCCCAATATTGTGATTGAACGATTTGCAGGAGAAGTGCCGCCTCGTTTTTTGGCCGGTCCTGGATGGGGTTTGATCAGGAATGATCAGATTTTAAATTTGATTGAAAAACGATTGGAAGATCGCGACACCTGGCAAGGTCGACTTTTCATTTAG
- a CDS encoding peptide MFS transporter, producing MFKGHPKGLIVAFFANMGERFGFYTMMACLVFYLQAKYNMTATVAGDIYSWFYFGIYAAALIGGLIADGTNNYKRTIFFGIVTMLGGYIIMSVPGMGLPITITGLAVIAFGNGLFKGNLQAIVGQMYDDPKYEKLRDSAFSVFYMGINMGALIAPFAANGIRNWYLRTQGFEYNSDLQVYAARFNIGELPLINTGDMIHFAGNSTEMMVTSGNSSLTGFVTNYLDSFATGYNYAFGIAAFSMIISFVIFSIFKGRLPDKKRPVVEAKTDKTSSNSINPVKVAVSLGLMAATAVIFHFAFDNYKLGLAIGLFVAFVAWIFQNATKEERPRVNALMLVFLVVIFFWMSFHQNGLTLSMFARDYTANEIPAYSNMLFTLPSLLCIFAFIVGLVYLIGKKSTSRERLLGGLTSIAGIGVGYYLYTTFGTANKIEPEIFQSFNPIFIVFLTPVILALFTWLRNRKIEPSTPRKIGIGMILAALGFVVMIVGSMNLESPSALAGTPSPDRISVYWLINTYLVLTIAELFLSPMGISFVSKVSPSRFQGLMQGGWLLATAVGNKLLFVGSSLWGEIELWQLWAIFVICCIASAAFVFAIMKRLEKATL from the coding sequence ATGTTTAAAGGACATCCAAAAGGATTAATCGTAGCTTTTTTCGCCAATATGGGGGAAAGGTTCGGTTTTTACACCATGATGGCGTGCTTAGTATTTTACTTGCAAGCAAAATACAATATGACCGCCACAGTAGCCGGTGACATTTATAGTTGGTTCTATTTTGGTATCTATGCAGCTGCACTAATTGGTGGCTTAATTGCTGATGGTACCAACAATTATAAGAGAACCATCTTTTTCGGTATTGTCACAATGCTTGGTGGGTATATCATCATGTCTGTTCCGGGAATGGGCTTACCTATTACCATTACAGGTTTAGCCGTTATTGCTTTCGGAAATGGTCTTTTTAAAGGTAACCTACAAGCGATTGTTGGACAAATGTATGACGATCCTAAGTATGAAAAATTGCGTGATTCTGCATTTAGCGTTTTTTATATGGGGATTAATATGGGTGCCTTAATTGCTCCATTTGCTGCGAATGGTATTCGTAACTGGTATCTAAGAACTCAAGGATTTGAATATAATTCAGATCTTCAGGTGTATGCCGCAAGATTTAATATTGGCGAACTACCCCTAATCAATACCGGTGATATGATTCATTTTGCTGGGAACTCAACTGAAATGATGGTAACTTCTGGTAATAGCAGTTTAACAGGTTTTGTAACCAATTACCTTGATTCATTTGCAACCGGATATAACTATGCATTTGGTATTGCAGCATTTTCGATGATTATCAGTTTTGTGATTTTCTCAATTTTTAAAGGCAGATTGCCGGATAAAAAGAGACCGGTTGTTGAAGCTAAGACAGATAAAACAAGTTCAAATAGTATAAATCCTGTTAAGGTTGCGGTATCACTTGGTTTAATGGCTGCTACTGCAGTGATCTTTCACTTTGCATTCGATAACTATAAACTTGGATTGGCGATAGGTCTTTTTGTTGCGTTTGTAGCCTGGATTTTCCAAAATGCTACTAAAGAAGAACGACCACGGGTTAATGCACTAATGCTTGTTTTCCTGGTCGTAATTTTCTTCTGGATGTCGTTCCATCAAAATGGATTGACCCTATCAATGTTTGCACGTGATTATACCGCAAATGAAATTCCTGCATACTCGAACATGTTATTTACATTACCATCACTACTTTGTATTTTTGCATTTATTGTTGGTCTTGTTTATTTGATTGGCAAAAAATCTACTTCCAGAGAAAGATTATTAGGTGGATTAACTTCGATCGCAGGTATTGGTGTTGGATATTATTTGTATACCACATTCGGAACAGCAAATAAAATTGAGCCTGAAATTTTCCAAAGTTTTAACCCAATTTTCATCGTTTTCTTAACTCCGGTTATTTTAGCCTTATTTACCTGGTTAAGAAACAGGAAAATTGAACCTAGCACTCCACGTAAAATCGGGATTGGTATGATTTTAGCCGCACTTGGATTTGTGGTAATGATTGTTGGCTCAATGAACCTGGAGTCTCCATCTGCATTAGCCGGAACTCCTTCTCCTGACAGAATCTCGGTTTATTGGTTAATCAATACCTATCTGGTTTTAACCATTGCTGAACTTTTCTTGAGCCCGATGGGTATTTCATTCGTTTCAAAAGTATCTCCATCACGATTCCAGGGATTAATGCAAGGTGGTTGGTTATTAGCTACAGCCGTTGGAAATAAACTTCTTTTTGTTGGAAGTTCATTGTGGGGTGAAATCGAACTGTGGCAATTATGGGCAATTTTCGTAATCTGTTGTATTGCTTCCGCTGCTTTTGTTTTCGCTATCATGAAACGACTTGAAAAAGCTACTTTATAA
- a CDS encoding RNA polymerase sigma factor — MTVEKFKSEVLPIKNKLYRLANRMLNDTAEAEDTVQEVFIRLWSKKEKLEEYRSIEAFAMVITKNLCLDKIKSLRNRTTELKNIDIQMSENSPYQQTKLKDTVRKIHEIINELPEQQKLIIHLRDIENCDYDEIAEITQLSLNTIRVSLSRARKKVRDTLIKINNYEFSSN; from the coding sequence ATGACCGTAGAAAAATTCAAAAGCGAAGTACTACCCATTAAAAATAAGCTCTATCGTTTGGCCAATAGAATGCTAAATGATACTGCTGAGGCTGAAGATACAGTTCAGGAGGTATTTATTCGCTTATGGTCGAAAAAAGAAAAGCTTGAAGAGTACAGAAGTATTGAAGCATTTGCGATGGTTATTACAAAAAACTTATGTCTTGATAAAATTAAATCACTTAGAAACAGGACTACTGAATTAAAAAACATTGACATACAAATGAGTGAAAACAGTCCATATCAACAAACAAAACTGAAGGATACGGTTCGGAAAATACATGAAATCATCAATGAGCTTCCTGAACAGCAAAAACTGATCATTCATTTAAGGGATATTGAGAATTGTGATTATGATGAAATTGCAGAAATAACACAATTAAGTCTGAATACAATCAGGGTAAGCCTTTCGAGGGCCAGAAAAAAAGTACGTGACACACTAATAAAAATAAACAATTATGAATTTTCGTCGAATTGA
- a CDS encoding DUF4252 domain-containing protein, with amino-acid sequence MKKLRFKSLILALIIFPSMLSAQSSSIDKLFDKYSGQDGFTSVNISKSMFAFFAKMEGIEDSDLNQMQGVLDNLDGLKILSCDSQNSTRLEEFRKSLNASLKDKNFEELMVMKENGQEVKFMTKTVGKDIVELMLVASENNEVTVLSFFGIIDLQAISKLSKTVKINGMDKLNSLDKYKK; translated from the coding sequence ATGAAAAAACTAAGATTTAAAAGTTTGATCCTTGCATTAATCATATTCCCTTCAATGCTAAGCGCGCAGAGTTCATCGATAGATAAACTCTTCGATAAATATTCGGGACAAGATGGATTTACCTCAGTAAATATTTCAAAATCAATGTTTGCCTTTTTTGCAAAAATGGAAGGAATTGAAGACAGCGATTTAAATCAAATGCAAGGCGTATTGGATAACCTTGATGGCTTAAAAATCCTATCCTGTGATTCACAAAACAGCACAAGGCTGGAAGAATTCAGAAAAAGCTTAAACGCCTCCTTGAAAGACAAAAACTTTGAGGAATTGATGGTAATGAAAGAAAACGGTCAGGAAGTAAAGTTCATGACTAAAACAGTGGGTAAAGACATCGTTGAACTGATGTTAGTCGCCAGCGAAAATAACGAAGTCACAGTATTAAGTTTCTTCGGTATCATCGACTTACAAGCTATTTCAAAATTGTCGAAAACTGTTAAAATTAACGGAATGGACAAATTGAACAGCTTAGATAAATACAAAAAATAG
- a CDS encoding DUF4252 domain-containing protein, translated as MKTLRLIITVALLMPLTLMAQKGPFDDLFNKYSDSKDVTSIMFSLDGLKIHFANAEEGELGNLINQISKINILNFENHYKSFRDSDFYKEVNAIIEKNNYEQLVDVKSGDENVGIYIIEGEDGLVKEGLIIINEDEEAAIISVRGNMKPADFLSMHGHMPRFYGIHNHHKNYKHR; from the coding sequence ATGAAAACACTTCGACTCATTATTACAGTTGCTTTACTCATGCCATTAACATTAATGGCACAAAAAGGTCCTTTCGACGATCTTTTCAATAAATACAGTGATAGTAAAGACGTTACTTCAATTATGTTCTCACTGGATGGTTTGAAAATCCATTTTGCAAATGCTGAGGAAGGTGAATTAGGTAACCTTATCAATCAAATCAGTAAAATCAATATCCTTAATTTCGAAAATCATTATAAATCGTTTCGTGATTCTGACTTTTATAAAGAAGTAAACGCCATTATCGAAAAAAATAACTACGAGCAATTGGTTGATGTAAAGAGCGGTGACGAAAATGTTGGGATTTATATCATTGAAGGAGAAGATGGATTGGTAAAAGAAGGTTTAATTATCATAAATGAAGATGAAGAAGCAGCAATCATCTCTGTTCGTGGAAATATGAAACCGGCTGATTTTTTAAGTATGCATGGTCATATGCCACGCTTTTATGGAATACATAATCACCATAAGAATTATAAACATCGCTAA